The Christensenella timonensis DNA segment CAAGGATCGCTTTTTTGCCCCATCCTTGCTGTTGTTGCTGGATTGTTTTGTCCATTATGATACCTCCCAATTCATATATAATGATTCCATATATGCAAAAGCCTTATCCAATCCATGAATAAGGCTCACATACCTGTTTTCGAGTCGCAAATGTCGACGCTTTCCCCGCCGTCGAATTCATCTACTTTGACGGAAACGATCTCATGCGTCGCCGTCGGTACGTTTTTCCCCACAAAGTCTGCGCGGATGGGCAATTCACGGTGTCCGCGATCCACAAGCACCGCAAATTTGATGCAGTTCGGGCGTCCCATGTCCATAATCGCGTCCATCGCCGCGCGCGCCGTACGTCCCGTATAGAGCACATCGTCCACCAGCACGATCTTTTTATCCGTAACATCAAAATCGATGTGCGTCGCGCCCACGACCGGCTGCTCCGAATCCTTTGAGAGGTCGTCCCTGTAAAACGTGATATCGAGCGTCCCCAAAGGGATATCCACCCCTTCAAACTCTTTGATATACGAAGCGATACGCTTTGCAATGGTAACGCCGCGGCGCTGGATGCCGATCATATACAGGCCGTCCGCACCGTCCGTATTTTCAATGATCTGGTGTGCGATGCGCTTTAAGGTGCGCTGCATCGTTTCCTTGTCCATGATCGTTGTTTTCTTTACGCTTTCCATCCTGAAACTCCCATAAAAATACCTTGTCACATCTTGATTCAAGACGCAGCAAGGCACACAAAAAGCATTTCTTATGTACACCTTACGGCCTCTCAACGGACCAGTTTAAAGGTTTTATTTTCTCCTGTACCAGTATATCAAATCACACCCGGGGATTCAATGCGTTTTTCATATTTTTTTGAGCGAACGAAGTACATTTTCAAAATAATCCGGGAGGGGAGCCGAAAACTCCATCCGTTCCCCCGTCCGCGGATGGGTAAGCCCCAGCTTGCAGGCGTGCAGCAGCTGCCCGCGCAGGCCGAACTTGTCTTTCTTTTTTGTGTAGACGGGGTCGCCCACCACAGGAAAACCAAGATGCTTTAAGTGGACGCGTATCTGGTGTGTCCGCCCCGTTTTGAGCGTGCATTCCACCAGTGTATATCCTTCGTAGCGCGCAAGCACCTTGTACTGCGTGACCGCTTCGCGCCCGCCGCTGCGCAGTACCGCCATTTTCTTCCGGTCGCGCGGGTCGCGTCCGATCTGCGTCGTGATCACGCCCTCATCGGCCTTGATATTGCCGTACACAAGCGCCTGATAAACGCGGCTGGCTGTTTTTTCTTCGATCTGCGTGCTCAAGGATTTGTGTGCTTCGTCGTTTTTTGCCACCACCAAAAGCCCGGAGGTATCCTTGTCCAACCTGTGCACAATACCCGGCCGGAGCTCCCCATTGATGCCTGATAAATCTTCCAGCTGGTATAAAAGGGCGTTGACAAGCGTTCCCGTGTAGTTGCCCGGTGCAGGATGCGTCACCATGCCCTGCGCTTTGTTGACCACCGCGATGTCCTCATCCTGGTAGACGATCGTAAGCGGAATATCTTCCGGCAGGATATCGGTTGCCTGCCGCCTTGGTACGTCGAGCACAATTTCGTCCCCGGCCTTTACCTTCATGCTTGCTTTCGCCGGTTTTTCATTCAGCAAGACACCGCCGTCCATGATCAGCTGCTTTAAGTAGGAACGTGTATATTGCGGAAATGCCCCTGCAAGAAAAGAATCAAGCCGCGCGCAAGGCTCCCCGGCAATGACCTTATGACTGTCCGTCATCTGCCTTCTCCGCCTTTTTATGTTTGTCCCAGAACCATATCACGAAGATACCCAGCATGACCGCGCCGATGCAGACAAAGGAATCCGCCACGTTGAAGATCGCGAAGTTGACAAAATCGAATTCCAGCATATCGATCACATATCCATGCGCCACGCGGTCGATCAGGTTGCCGATCGCGCCGCCCGCGATGAAGGCCATCGCCAGGTTGAACAAGTTGGATTTGAATTTCTTTTTATATTTGAATAAAATGCAGATCACGACCACCGCCATCACGCCCGACAAAAGGGCGAGCACCCAGGTAGCGTCCGAAAACAAGCTGAAGGCTGCACCCGTATTTTGCATATAGGTGATATTGGCAAACCCCGGGATTAGGGGAAAGGACTGGCCTACCGCCATGGTGGAGGCCACAACCATCTTTACGACCTGGTCTCCCGCTACGATCGCGGCAATCAACAACACATAAATCATTACCATTTCTCCGTTCGCAAATCTACGTCGTATTATATCATATTCAAAGGCGAAAAAAAATACCGCCGCAAAAACGGGCGGTATTTATCATTTTTTTTTGGTCAGTCGTCGATGATCTCGTTTACGATATCCTGCAAATCTGCCGTGCTCTTGCGGAAATCGTTCACCGTGTCCTCCTTGGACTGCTTTAAGATCTCGTTTAAGTGGATGGACTCACGCACGGACGACGTATCAAGGTCCGCCATCTGGTTTGTGAGGTTGCTGATCGACTGGCTGATCTCCGCCGCCTGGTGCCCCACCAGGGCTTCGTCGTCCAGCTTTGTTTCCGCATAGGACATCTGGTCTTCCAAAAACATCCGGAAACGTTTTTTATAATCAGTAATCTGCTTTTCGTATTTTTTCAGTTCCTGTTTAGCCGCTTCCATCCTCAGCTGCGTGCTTTCGATCACTGTTTTTGCATTCTGGTTCGCAATATCCATTATCTTCTGCGCCTGCATCTCCGCACGTTCGATATACATCGTCGCGTTGCGCTGCGCCGTAATTACGGTAGACATCAGCTTGTCTTCGATATTATCCAGCTTATCCGTTTTCTGCTTCAATCGCGCGATCTCAGACTTCATTTCCTCGTTCTTTGCGATAATGTTCTCGTTTTCCTCCATCAGGGATTCAAACTGTTTGATCACCTCGTCCAGGAATTCATCAACCTGTTCCGGATCGTATCCATTGAATTTTTTTCCAAATTCTTTTTCCAGAATATCTTTCGGCGTTATATTCATCAGGCGTTCCCCCCGCTCGTTTTATCGTTATTCACGTTCCAGATAGCTGAAGCCGAATTCATCTGTCGCCGCTTCCGCCGTATTTGTCGATACGTCTACGTTGTAAGGCGCGACCACAAAGATATTCCGGGCAGCCTTCCTGATGTTGCCGTTTAGGGCATATACCGCCCCGCTGACAAAATCGAGGATGCGCTGCGCGACATCCGTATCCAACTCGTCCAAATTGACGATAATCGGTTTTTTCTCCTTCAGGTGGTCGATAATGCTCTGCGTATCTTCATACGAAACCGGCTTATAGATCAACACCCTGACTTTGCTCGTATCAGGAATCCCAACCACTTTTGCTGTCTCTCCTCTTTTTTTGACTTTCTTTTCTTCAACAGGCGGTACAAAGTCGTCTTCAGGAAAACCCATCATATCGTCTTGCAAATCATCCTGTTCATCATAATAACGGTCGTCTACTTCCTCGTCTGTCGGTTCAAGCCCTATGAAGGATAGTAATTTATCGCCCATTTTTCCCATGAATCAAAGCCTCCCAGCGTTTATTTATAGATTCTTTCGCCAAATATTGCGGAACCGACACGCACCATGTTTGCGCCTTCAAGGATCGCCTCGCCATAATCGCCCGACATCCCCATGGAAAGATAATCAAACCCTTTGAAATGCGGCTTCCAGTGATCATAAAGCGCCTTTGCTTGCGCAAATATTTTTCGCAGGTAAGCACGGTCGTCCGTGTATGGAGCAATGGTCATAAAACCGCGGAAGCGTATCCTGTCAAAACCCCCGGCCTGCTCAAAAAAGTCTTCGACCTCTTCTAAATAAAGCCCGGATTTGGTTTCTTCCTTTGCGATGTTTACCTGTACTAATGCATCAATAAAAGCATCTTTTTTGACGCATTCCTTTTGCAGCTCCTGTGCGAGCGGGAGCCTGTCCAAGGAGTGTACTAAATCTACTCCATTATCAATTATATACTTAACCTTGTTTGTTTGCAACTGTCCAATTAAATTCCATTTAATATCTTTTGGCAGCGCTTCGCTCTTCCGCAGGAACTCCTGCACGCGATTTTCGCCAAAGGTATCAAGCCCCAGCCCGTATGCCTGCCTTACCACGTCCGCGTCTACCGTTTTGGATACCGCGACCAGCCGTATCCCTTCCGCCGGTACGCCCGCCCGGCCCGCATAATCCGCTATCTTTTCCTGTACGTTTTTTATATTTTCCGCTAAATCCATTTCCTACACCTCTACGTGCTGGTTGACGGTCAGGATGCTGTTTGCCTCTGCCGGTTCTATAATCGCACTTCCATCCTTGATAATTCTCACGTTTACAGGGACGAAGGTCTTGTCATTGCCCGCAACGACCGTGACCCCTGTTACCCCGTCCTGTTCCTGTATGGCCTTTTCAGGCACCTTCATACCTTCAAATTTGGCAAACGCCTTGGCGTCCGTCCTGCGCGCGTTCAGCAGCTGGCCAATATCGTCCGTGATCTCCAGGGCATAAATGTAACCGTCCTCTTCCTTGACCGTGCCCACGACCGTGCCCGAATAGGGCTTGTCGAGGTAATCGTCAAAGGCGATCGAGAATACATTGCCCTGCGCAAATTCCGGTATCTCGGTATCCGACTGCGTCACCAAAAACCACTGGTAGTTGTTGACCAGGCGGAACAGCGGTTTTTCCGCCGCGTCGTCCGTTGACGTATTCCGGCCTTCATCCGCCCCGCCGTTCAATATCTCATCGACATCCGCGGATGTGATCGTTGAGATATTATCCGCATTGAGCAATGTTTCCGCACCGTCAAAATAAAAGCTGACCACTCCGGCCTCCGGTGCTTTGACTGCTTCCTTCCATTCGTTGACGCGTCCCTGCAGCTCCGTTTCCTTGCTGTAAAAATCATTGAGCGTCGCATCGGCCGTCACCGTATCGCGCAGGTACTGCTGCTTTTGCGCCATCAGCGATTTCAATTCGCCTTCCGCCGTTACCACATCGCCTTCCATCTCACCGTTCACGATCTGTCGCATATCAGCAGCCTTTTGTGCGATCTGGCTGTTATACGAAAGCAGCTGCTCGTCAGTGCTGATCAGGTTCTCCTGGTATTCCTCGATCTTTGCCTGTATCTCCAAAAGTTCGGTGATCACCTTGTCGTTATAGCCGCCCTTATAGACCTCGGCCACATCGGCATCCGCTTCCACGCGCTCGCCTTCCTGCACCAGGTAATTGGGCTTTCCGTAATTCTGCGCGGAAACGACCTGCTCATCACGCACCACAACGACAGGAAGCGCCCTTTCAAACATGATCTCCCCTTGTTCCACCAGCGCCGTATTCGTATTGGTGATAAAAAAAACAACAGCGATCACCGCAGCTGCGACGATGCCCAGAAACACGTAGAATTTTGGATTGATTCGCCTTGCGCGCCTTGCAGGAGGTCTTCTTTTTACCGCCATAAGCAACCTTTCCCTAGCCGTACTGTCAAACGATATATTCTACATCTTGTTGACACTTTCCTGCAATTATACCACATTTATCTTATTGTATACAAGTTCCAGATCACACTCAGCCCAGCTTTAAGGTGACCGCCACTGCATTGCCGATCTCGCTGTAGCTCAGGCTGTCCGCCATCACCTTTACTAAAAAAACACCCCTGCCGCTTTCACACATCAGGAGGTTCTCGTTTTTCACGTTGCGTTCCATGACTTTTTTGCTTTCAAACCCGCTGCCATTGTCTTCCAGCCGGATCTTAAGCTGCATATCACAATAGTCCGCGTATACGTTGACACTATCCGCGTCGGAATATTTGAAAATATTCATGACCAGCTCATTCAATACGAGCCTGATCCGGTATTCCTGCTCGTCGTCAAGCTGTACTTCCTGCTCTACGCCGTTTATAATACATTCTATTGTGTCGTTGAGCTCTGTAAAACTGCTCAATAATTTTTTTATCCGCACTTTTGCTTCCCTCTGACCATATACCAAACCGCCGGACACTACTATATCCTGTATGTCCTTACATTATATGTAACCACCGGCTGTATCCCAAAACGTATCCGTACATTAAGTTTTCTTAATATACGCTATTTCTTATATACCGCAGCCAGCTTACCCAGAATCTTACGCTCCATACGCGAGACCTGCATCTGTGAATCATTCAACATATCCGCCACCTGCTTTTGGGTCTTGTTGCCTAGATACCTCTGTTCAATGATCTTTTTCTCCGTATCATTTAAGAGGCTCATACAATAATTGATAAAATCGTGGTTTTCGATATGTTCAAAGCTTGCGTCATCCTGTCCCAATACATTCCCCAGCGAAAAATTCTCGCTGTCCGCGAGCGCGCTGTCCAGGGAAAGCACATTATCTGCCTGCTGCATTTCCAAGACTTCCAGCACGCGCTCCACCGAAAGATCCAGGTGTTCGGCGATCTTTTTAGGCGACGGCTTCAGTCCATGCTGCGCCATATATTCCTGTACATAAAGCTTGATCTTTTTGAGCTGCTCCGTATCCCGCCGCGGCAAACGCATGACGCGTGAAGAATCGCGGAAATAATTCTTGATCTCACCGATCAGCGAAGGCGTGGCATAGCTCGAAAACTTGATCCCCCGTTCCGGCTCGAACCGTTCGATCGCTTTTACAAGCGCAAGGCTCGCCACCTGGAACAGGTCTTCGTAGTCGACGCCCCGGCCCGCAAATTTCTTTGCTGCGATCTCGGCGATATACAAAAAACGCTCGATCAAGATATTCCTGATGTCAACATCATGGGTCTCAATATACAATTCAAACAGCCTATCGCTGTCCATTGCCGCATAATCCGTCACTTTACAGTCCCTCGTTTCTACTTGCAAATCTTCACACCGCCGGAGACTTTTTGAAGGCGATCTCATGAAGCATGCCATCCCGCTCCACAAACCGGGCTTCCTCACCGAGGGACTGGATCATCAGCCTGCTGATCTCTTCGTTGAAGCCTGTACAATCCTCGCACTCTTCACATACCGGACTGATTTCGAGGCCCTTCACCCTGATGCTGATGCTGTCAGTACACTCGATCCCGATCTCGATCCCCTCGCAGGTCTGTCCGCACAAAAACAGGATGCACGATTCCGCAACACATGTTTTTAAATCTTCAATTTCGTCAACGGTATATTCGATATTGCACGCAATACCGGAAACCGCAAGCCGGATTGCCTTGATGTATTCCCGTTTTGCGGGAAACCGCATTTCAATGATCTCAGCCATCTTTAAGCCACCTCTATCTCAAATACTTTAGTCAGTCCCGTTACATCAAATATCTTGAATAAATATGGCTTAAGCTGCAATATCTTCATTGTCCCGCCGTATTCCTTCACCTTCTTCAAAATACTCACCAAAACGCCAAGCCCTGTGGAATCGATATACCGCAGCGCCGAACAGTCGATGCTTACGCCCGACTTGTACTCCTCGATGCTTTCGTCCATGCGCATTTTGAAATCATTGACGCTGTTAAGATCAAGATCGCCGTCAAGCCCTACCTTGATCTCCCTTGCCTGGTCATCATATCTTACCTGAATCTCCAACCTCTCATACCTCCATTACTGAATTGCTGTTATGATATTTCCATATTACTCCCAGTATTAAATATAAACAAGACTCTTTTTCATGAAACGAAAAATGCGGAGAAATTGATCTTTCCCCGCATTTTTTGCATGTTTTCCCGTTTAAAAAACGCTCAGACAACGCCTTGCGCCATCATTGCCTTGGCCACTTTCTCAAACCCCGCGATATTTGCGCCGACCACGAGGTTATCCTCGTAACCGTATTCCTTTGCCGCGGCATAGCAGCTCTTGTAAATGTTGATCATGATCTGGTGCAGCTTTTCGTCCACTTCCTCGAACGTCCACGGAAGGCGCATGCTGTTTTGGGTCATTTCAAGCGCAGACGTCGCTACGCCGCCGGCATTCGCCGCTTTACCGGGCGCAAAGAGCACGCCGGCATCCTGGAACACATTCGTCCCCTCGATCGTCGTGGGCATGTTCGCGCCTTCCCCCACCGCATATACGCCGTTTTCGACGAGCGTCTTTGCGCTCTGCTCGTCAAGCTCGTTCTGCGTTGCGCACGGCAGGGCGATATCACATTTTACCGTCCAGATGTTTTTGCATCCTTCCGTATAGGTCGCGCCCTTGACTGCATCTGCATATTCTTTGATCCTGCCGCGTTTGACTTCCTTGATCTCTTTTACGATATCCAGCTTGATACCGTCCGGGTCATAAACATAACCGTTGGAATCGGAGAGCGCAACGACCTTTGCGCCATACTGCTGTGCTTTTTCCGTCGCATAGATCGCAACGTTGCCTGAACCGGAAATGACGACCGTCGCATCCTTGAAGGATTTGCCCTTTGCTTCGATCGCTTCCTTCATAAAGTAAATAAGGCCGTAACCTGTCGCTTCCTTGCGAGCGAGGCTGCCGCCGTATTCGAGTCCTTTGCCCGTGAGCACGCCCTCGTAGCGGTTTTTGAGCTTTTTGTACATACCGAACATGAAACCGATCTCTCGTGCGCCCACGCCGATGTCCCCGGCCGGAACGTCCGTATCCGCGCCGATATGGCGGTAAAGCTCCGACATGAACGACTGGCAGAAGCTCATGATCTCATTGTCGCTCTTTCCTTTGGGGTCAAAATCGCTGCCGCCTTTGCCGCCGCCGATCGGTGTTCCCGTGAGGCTGTTTTTGAGTACTTGCTCAAAGCCCAGGAATTTAATGATCCCAAGATTTACGGAAGGATGGAGGCGCAGCCCGCCTTTATACGGCCCGAGCGCGCTGTTGTATTCCACACGCATCCCGCGGTTCACGTGCACATTGCCCTTATCGTCCACCCACGGCACACGGAACATGATGACGCGTTCCGGTTCCACCAAACGCTCCAAAAGGCTCGCCTTCTCATATTCAGGATGCTTTGCCAGCACTGGTTCAAGCGCCGGAAGTACTTCGCTGACCGCCTGGATGAACTCCGCCTGGCCCGCGTCTTTCTTTTTCACGCTGTCTAAAACTCTTTCAACGTACGACATAGTTTGACCTCCAAATTATTTTTTGGTAAATACACCTTATGGATGACATTATATCATCATTAAAATTCAAAAACAAGCTATTTTTTCTTATTTTTCGACCTGAAATCAGTATTTTTTGCAATTTGGAAAATATTGTCTTTCATTTTTTCAGTGCTTTGGACTGCTGGTTGCTTTTTCTTCCATTTTTTGCTAAAATAACAATATCACATTGTTATATTGGTGGGGACCAATTATGCAGAGGCGGCGCTTTTTTATAAGGCGTTGCTTTTGTTTTACAAGGACAAAAAAAGCCGGATATTCGCTGATGCCCGGCTTTTCACGTTTTCTATTCCATCCTTTGCCGCCGTCCTGCCCCGACCGCCGCCATCACTTATTCAGCAGCTTTTTCTTCAGGTTATAAAGCCCGTCGGAAAGGTCCACCTTGTACAGGTGCGGACGCTTGATGCGCTTGAATTCGTCCCAGAAGGTTGCCATGTCGGCGCGCGCGTATTCCTGTATCTCCTTTAAGGAGGGCGAGGTATAGACCTGCTTGCCGTCCTCAAATACCGGCAC contains these protein-coding regions:
- the pyrR gene encoding bifunctional pyr operon transcriptional regulator/uracil phosphoribosyltransferase PyrR, coding for MESVKKTTIMDKETMQRTLKRIAHQIIENTDGADGLYMIGIQRRGVTIAKRIASYIKEFEGVDIPLGTLDITFYRDDLSKDSEQPVVGATHIDFDVTDKKIVLVDDVLYTGRTARAAMDAIMDMGRPNCIKFAVLVDRGHRELPIRADFVGKNVPTATHEIVSVKVDEFDGGESVDICDSKTGM
- a CDS encoding RluA family pseudouridine synthase, which codes for MTDSHKVIAGEPCARLDSFLAGAFPQYTRSYLKQLIMDGGVLLNEKPAKASMKVKAGDEIVLDVPRRQATDILPEDIPLTIVYQDEDIAVVNKAQGMVTHPAPGNYTGTLVNALLYQLEDLSGINGELRPGIVHRLDKDTSGLLVVAKNDEAHKSLSTQIEEKTASRVYQALVYGNIKADEGVITTQIGRDPRDRKKMAVLRSGGREAVTQYKVLARYEGYTLVECTLKTGRTHQIRVHLKHLGFPVVGDPVYTKKKDKFGLRGQLLHACKLGLTHPRTGERMEFSAPLPDYFENVLRSLKKI
- the lspA gene encoding signal peptidase II — protein: MIYVLLIAAIVAGDQVVKMVVASTMAVGQSFPLIPGFANITYMQNTGAAFSLFSDATWVLALLSGVMAVVVICILFKYKKKFKSNLFNLAMAFIAGGAIGNLIDRVAHGYVIDMLEFDFVNFAIFNVADSFVCIGAVMLGIFVIWFWDKHKKAEKADDGQS
- a CDS encoding DivIVA domain-containing protein, translated to MNITPKDILEKEFGKKFNGYDPEQVDEFLDEVIKQFESLMEENENIIAKNEEMKSEIARLKQKTDKLDNIEDKLMSTVITAQRNATMYIERAEMQAQKIMDIANQNAKTVIESTQLRMEAAKQELKKYEKQITDYKKRFRMFLEDQMSYAETKLDDEALVGHQAAEISQSISNLTNQMADLDTSSVRESIHLNEILKQSKEDTVNDFRKSTADLQDIVNEIIDD
- a CDS encoding cell division protein SepF, with the protein product MGKMGDKLLSFIGLEPTDEEVDDRYYDEQDDLQDDMMGFPEDDFVPPVEEKKVKKRGETAKVVGIPDTSKVRVLIYKPVSYEDTQSIIDHLKEKKPIIVNLDELDTDVAQRILDFVSGAVYALNGNIRKAARNIFVVAPYNVDVSTNTAEAATDEFGFSYLERE
- a CDS encoding YggS family pyridoxal phosphate-dependent enzyme translates to MDLAENIKNVQEKIADYAGRAGVPAEGIRLVAVSKTVDADVVRQAYGLGLDTFGENRVQEFLRKSEALPKDIKWNLIGQLQTNKVKYIIDNGVDLVHSLDRLPLAQELQKECVKKDAFIDALVQVNIAKEETKSGLYLEEVEDFFEQAGGFDRIRFRGFMTIAPYTDDRAYLRKIFAQAKALYDHWKPHFKGFDYLSMGMSGDYGEAILEGANMVRVGSAIFGERIYK
- a CDS encoding HlyD family efflux transporter periplasmic adaptor subunit translates to MAVKRRPPARRARRINPKFYVFLGIVAAAVIAVVFFITNTNTALVEQGEIMFERALPVVVVRDEQVVSAQNYGKPNYLVQEGERVEADADVAEVYKGGYNDKVITELLEIQAKIEEYQENLISTDEQLLSYNSQIAQKAADMRQIVNGEMEGDVVTAEGELKSLMAQKQQYLRDTVTADATLNDFYSKETELQGRVNEWKEAVKAPEAGVVSFYFDGAETLLNADNISTITSADVDEILNGGADEGRNTSTDDAAEKPLFRLVNNYQWFLVTQSDTEIPEFAQGNVFSIAFDDYLDKPYSGTVVGTVKEEDGYIYALEITDDIGQLLNARRTDAKAFAKFEGMKVPEKAIQEQDGVTGVTVVAGNDKTFVPVNVRIIKDGSAIIEPAEANSILTVNQHVEV
- a CDS encoding ATP-binding protein; the encoded protein is MSSFTELNDTIECIINGVEQEVQLDDEQEYRIRLVLNELVMNIFKYSDADSVNVYADYCDMQLKIRLEDNGSGFESKKVMERNVKNENLLMCESGRGVFLVKVMADSLSYSEIGNAVAVTLKLG
- a CDS encoding sigma-70 family RNA polymerase sigma factor, with amino-acid sequence MQVETRDCKVTDYAAMDSDRLFELYIETHDVDIRNILIERFLYIAEIAAKKFAGRGVDYEDLFQVASLALVKAIERFEPERGIKFSSYATPSLIGEIKNYFRDSSRVMRLPRRDTEQLKKIKLYVQEYMAQHGLKPSPKKIAEHLDLSVERVLEVLEMQQADNVLSLDSALADSENFSLGNVLGQDDASFEHIENHDFINYCMSLLNDTEKKIIEQRYLGNKTQKQVADMLNDSQMQVSRMERKILGKLAAVYKK
- a CDS encoding ATP-binding protein, with protein sequence MAEIIEMRFPAKREYIKAIRLAVSGIACNIEYTVDEIEDLKTCVAESCILFLCGQTCEGIEIGIECTDSISIRVKGLEISPVCEECEDCTGFNEEISRLMIQSLGEEARFVERDGMLHEIAFKKSPAV
- a CDS encoding STAS domain-containing protein, translated to MEIQVRYDDQAREIKVGLDGDLDLNSVNDFKMRMDESIEEYKSGVSIDCSALRYIDSTGLGVLVSILKKVKEYGGTMKILQLKPYLFKIFDVTGLTKVFEIEVA
- the gdhA gene encoding NADP-specific glutamate dehydrogenase — protein: MSYVERVLDSVKKKDAGQAEFIQAVSEVLPALEPVLAKHPEYEKASLLERLVEPERVIMFRVPWVDDKGNVHVNRGMRVEYNSALGPYKGGLRLHPSVNLGIIKFLGFEQVLKNSLTGTPIGGGKGGSDFDPKGKSDNEIMSFCQSFMSELYRHIGADTDVPAGDIGVGAREIGFMFGMYKKLKNRYEGVLTGKGLEYGGSLARKEATGYGLIYFMKEAIEAKGKSFKDATVVISGSGNVAIYATEKAQQYGAKVVALSDSNGYVYDPDGIKLDIVKEIKEVKRGRIKEYADAVKGATYTEGCKNIWTVKCDIALPCATQNELDEQSAKTLVENGVYAVGEGANMPTTIEGTNVFQDAGVLFAPGKAANAGGVATSALEMTQNSMRLPWTFEEVDEKLHQIMINIYKSCYAAAKEYGYEDNLVVGANIAGFEKVAKAMMAQGVV